The segment GGGCGCGCCTGCGCTCGATCGGCGTGCAGAGCATCGATCCCGGCGCGCTGCTCCAGCGGACCTCGTTCGACGTCATCAACGTCACGGAGTCCGGCGAGGCGCGCTCCCAGGATATCTACCGGGCGCTCAGCTTCGGCATCGCGTTCTTCTTCTACTTCATCCTGCTCATCTACGGGCAGATGATCGTGCGGGCGATCCTCGAGGAGAAGCAGTCCGACATCGTCGAGATCATGGTCTCCTCGCTGCGCCCGTGGGAGCTGATGCTGGGCAAGATCGTGGGCGTCGGGGCGGTGGGCATCGCGCAGATGGCCGTGTGGGCCCTGGTCTTCGCGCTCGCGGCGGTGTACGGCCTCACCGCCGGGGCCTCCACGCTCGCGGAGGCCGGGATCGACCTCGCGAGCATCCCGGTCCCGTGGGGCACGCTCGTGCTGATGTTCTTCTTTCTCATCTTCGGCTACCTGCTCTACGCGGGCATGTTCGCGGGCGCCGGTGCGACGATCAGCAACGAGCACGACGCCCAGCAGGTGATGCTCCCGATCACGATGCTGATCATCCTCCCCTTCATCGCGACGCAGGGCGTGATCCAGAGCCCGAACGCCGGCTGGGGCGTCATCCTCTCCCTCGTGCCGTTCTTCAGTCCGCTGGTGATGCCGGCGCGGCTGTTCGCCACCTCGGTTCCGGTGTGGCAGTGGCTCGTGTCGCTGGTGCTGCTGGGAGTCTTCGTCCTCGGGGCGGCGTGGGTCGCGGGCCGCATCTTCCGGGTCGGGATTCTGATGAAGGGCCAGCGCGCCAACCTGCCGCAGGTGCTGCGGTGGATACGCCACGGCTGAGACTCGCCCTCATCTTCGCCCTCGGCGGCGGCGTGTGCGCCGGGGGGTGCGGGACGGACGCGCACACGTTCGTGCTCGGCGCCACGACCTCCACCTACGACTCGGGTCTGCTCGAACACCTGGTCGCCCGCTTCAACGAAGATCATCCCGGGCTCCGGGTGCGCACGGTCATCGCGGGGAGCGGCGAAGCGCTGGAACTCGGCCGGACGGGAGACGTGGACCTCCTGCTCGTGCACGCGCCCGCCGCCGAGGCCCGCTTCGTCGAGGCGGGTCACGCGCCTCGACGGAGTCCCGTCCTCGTCAACGGATACGTGATCGCCGGGCCGCCCTCGGATCCGGCGCGGATTCGCGGGTCCGCCTCCCCGTCCGAGGCGTTCGCGACCCTGGCACGGGGGGAGTACGGCTTCGTCTCGCGCGGCGACAGTTCGGGCACGCACTACCGGGAGATCGCCCTCTGGCGCGAGGCGGGCGCGGCGGCCGCGGGCGCGTGGTACGTGGAGTCGGGGCAGGGGCAGGCGACGACGCTGCACGTGGCCAGCGAACGCGGCGCCTACGTCCTCACGGACGATGCGACGTTCGCGATGCTGTCGGAGGCGCTCCACCTGGAGGCGCTCGTCGAGGGCCACCCGTCGCTGCGCAACGTCTACTCGCTGCTCGCGCCGCGGGCCGCGTTCCGGGGCGAACGCGCCGCGGTGTTCGCGGACTGGCTGCGCTCCGCAGGCGGACGCCGCGCCATCGCGGATTTCCGGGTGCGCGGCGGCGGCGAGGCCCTCTTCGCCCCGTGGCCCGGCGACGATCCGGCAAACTAGATTCGGCCCGTGGATCCGCTGCTCGAGGCTCTCCGGCTCATCACGTCGGGTGACCTGTACGTCTGGAACGTCATCCTCCGCTCGCTGCAGATCAGCGGGTCGGCGCTCCTACTGGCGATGGTCATCGGGCTCCCCATCGGGATCGCGGTCGGGCTGACGCGGTTCCGGCTTCGCCTGCCCCTGGTCGCCGTGATCAACGCGGGGCTCGCCTTTCCTCCCGTGGTGGTCGGCCTCGGGGTCTTCCTCGTGCTGTCGCGGGCGGGGCCGCTCGGCGACCTGCAACTGCTCTATACGCCGGCCGCCATGATCGGCGCCCAGGCGATCCTCGCGGGCCCGTACATCGCCGCGGTGAGCCTCGCCGCGGTCGAGAACATCCCCCGGGACATCGCCCTCCAGGCGCGGGCGCTCGGCGCAAGCCGGCGGCAGGCGATCGTCCTGCAGTTGCGGGAGGTGCGGACGTCGCTCGTGGCCGCGGTGGCGGCGGGGTTCGGCGCCATCATCAGCGAGGTGGGCGCGGTGATGATGGTGGGGGGCAACATCCTCGGCGAAACCCGGGTGATGACGACGGCGATCGTGCTGGAGACGCGGCGCGGCAACTTCGACGTCGCGATCGCCATGGGGATCGTCCTCATGCTCATCGCCCTGTGCGTGAACGCGGTGCTCCTCCTGCTCGGACGGCGCACGATCCGCCGCGGCCGGGCCACGTGAACGCCGCCGACGGGCCGCTTCTCGGCGGCGCCGGGCTGCGCCGCGTCTACGGCGGAAGGGTGGCCGTCGAGGTAGGCCGCATCGAACTGCGCGAGGGCGAGATGCTCGCGGTGTTCGGGCCGAACGGGGCCGGCAAATCCACCCTGCTGCGGCTCCTCGCCATGCTGGAGAAGCCCGACGCGGGCGAGGTCACCTTCCGCGGCGGGTCGGGGCGGGCGGCGGAGCGGGCGCTCCGGGCCGCGTCCGCCGTCGTGTTTCAGCGCCCTCACTTCTGGAGCGATTCGGTCGAGTACAACGTCGGGCTCGGCCTTTCCCTCCGTGGCGTGCCCCGCACCGAAGCGCGCGCCCGGTCGCGCGCCGTGTGCGAGCAACTCGCGATCTCGCACCTGCTGGGAGCCCCGATCTCGCGGTTGTCCGGAGGAGAGGCGCAGCGCGTGGCGCTCGCGCGGGCGCTGGTCCTCGACCCCGAGATCCTCTTCCTCGACGAGCCGACGGCGAACCTCGACACCGATTCGCGGCTCGATCTCCGCCACGACCTCGAGCGGGTGGCGCGGGAGCGGGCGACGAGCGTCTTTCTCATCACGCACGACCGGGGCGAGGCTTTCCACCTCGCGGACCGGGTCGCCGTGATCCGCGACGGGAAGCTGGTCCAGACGGGCACGCCGAAGGAGATCTACGAGAATCCCGCGGACGTCTACACGGCGCGCGTCACGGGAGCGGAGTTCACGATCGCCGGCGTCGTGACGCGGGCGCACGAGCGCATGGTGACGGTCGACATCGGGGGCGCCGCGCTCGTGGCCCTCGGCGAGGCGGCGCCGGGCACGCCGGTGAAGATCGCCTACCGGCCGGAAGACCTCGTGCTCGGCCCCCCGGACGTCCCGGCGGCGGATCTGAGCACGCGCAACCTGGTCGTCGCGACGGTGGAGGAACGGCGCGACATGGGCGGGCTCGTGCGGCTGCGGCTACGCGGTCCCGTCGAACTCGTGGCCCTCGTCACGCTCGACGCCGCGGAGGAACTGGGCGTCGACCGCGGAGTGCGCGTCGCGGTGCGCGCGAAGGCCACGGCGCTGCATGCGTTCGCGGCAGCCCCGGCGGCGGCCCCGCCCGGCCCGGCCACATAGCGCGCCGCTAGGGCGAACGCCGCCGTATCCCGGGCCCCGTCCAGATGACGATGGCCCCGCAGCGCCCCACGGCCCCGCCGAACTCGGCCGGCAACTCGCTCGCGCCTCGGTAGACTTCGATCCCGGCGATCTCGGACGGCGTGACGAAGTTGTCGATCGATTCGCCGCCCCCGCCGTCGCGGATCACGCGCACGCCGTCCAGGTAGACGTTCGCGTTCTGGCACCCGTATTCGGCGCTGCTGCTCAGGCTGGGCGCGCCCCGCGTCATGCGGATCGTGCAGTTGTTGTTCGCGCCTCCGGTGCACTCCGTGCGCACCCCCGGAATCCGTCCCAGGTAGTGCGTGACCCGGATCGCGCCGGCGTCCTGGATGTCGTCCCGCGTGAGAAACACACCTCCGCTGATCGCCTCGCCCAGTTCACGCCGGTCGTAGAATCCCTGCAACTCCAGCCGTTTCTCCCGCAGCGCCGTGACGACGATGGGCGCGAGTTCGATCGGGTCCGCGCTGAGTTCAAAGTCCACCTGCACGGTCCGGTCGCTGGGCAGATGCACCAACTGGTCCAGGGGATCGAAGGTGAGGTGATCCACGGTCACGCGGTACATCCCCGGACTGATGTCGGTGAACATGAAGCGGCCGCTGCCGTCGGTCATCCTCTGCCGGTCCTCCGCCAACAACGTGTCCGAGAGAACGACGTTCGCCGCTTCGATCGGCCGCCCGGAACGCCGATCGCGCACCCGACCGACGATCCGGCCGGGCACCGTGAGCAGGCTGGCGAGCACGCCTTCCTCCACGCCCAGGAGGATGTCCCATCCGGCGGGGGGACCCGGCTCGATGCTCACCTGCGTCGGCTCCGTGCGGAAGGACGGGAACCCCGCGCTCACGGTAAGGTCTTCCAGCGGCGGAAGGCCGCAGAGGACGTATACGCCCTCGCTGTCCGCCTCGACGGAGACGGTGCGCCGCCGTCCCTCGCCTTCGGTCCAGGTCGCGGAGACGGTGGCCCCCGGAAGGAGGATGCCCTGGAGCGTATCGCGGACGATGCCCGCGAGGCCGGTGAGGGACGGATCCATCTCCGCCGGACACGTCACGAAGCTCCGGGGAGGCGTGGGGGACGGGCTCTGGGCGGCCAGCCGGGATCCGGCCGGGGTCAGGATGGCGGCGGCCGCCAGAACGCAGGACGCGGCCCGATAATGGACCCTCCTCCGAGCCTGCGTCTCCGACTGACCCTCTCGCTGTGTTCGCATCCCGCGGTCTCCGCCGCTACGTCGCCAGGCCACGCGTGGAAAGTAACGCAGGCGCCGGTATTGCGAGAGGCTCCCGCCCGCTGTCACTCTTTCGAGGGTTCTTCGGCCGCGGAGTCTCGTTGTGCAAAACGTGGGAAACCGGCAAGCGCGCTGCGCGATCGGTGTCGTCTGCATCCTCTTCGGATTGTCCGGCTGCCTGAATCTCGGGGTCGGCGTCTCCCCCACCGTGGGGAACATGCTCACGTCCGTGGTCAGCGAGGGATCCGCCCTGCCCGAGTTCGCGCGCGCCGCCGGCGGGCCCGGATCCATGCGCGTCTCGGGCCAGATCGTGGGCCGGCTGCGGTGCGACTACCTGTCCCCGGATCTGCGGGAGGTGGACGGCGGACTGGAACTGGCCATCACGATCGTGTCGGGCCGGCAGGGCTGTAACAGCCTGACGCCCTCGACCCTCTCCTACGTGGCGAACATCTACAACGTCGAGCCGGGGTCCTGGTCGATTCTCGTGGAGCACCGCTACGAGGGCGTGGACGGAAACCCCGGAGAGCGGCTGTACGACGTCGTCACCGTGAACTAGCCCCCCGGCGGGGACGACTCGCTCCGCGGCGTCAGGCCAGCGGCGTCGAGCGGGAATGGAGTCCGAGAAGATCCGCGTCGCTCATGCCGGCCAGGGCGCGCGTCGCCTCGGCCACGCTGCGACTCTCGTGCGACAGCCAGCGCGGCGGCTCGAAGGGGTCCTCGAGGCACACGAAGTAGATGCGGGCCGCCTGGGGCGTATTCGGCTGGCCGCCCGAGACGTAGGCCTCCCAGCGGACCATCCCCCCGTCGAGGAAGGTGCGGGAGAGCGCCTTCTTCGGATCCACGCTCGGGTTCGGGGCCACCCTCGCGCCGCTCACACCTTCACCGAGCGCGCGAGCAGTTCGCGGAGGCCCGCCTCGTCCATCTCGGCCACGGCCTCCTTCGGCACCTTGGAGATGCCGGGAGGCGCCTGGTTGTAGCGCTGGGGAATGGTGATGTCGTCCTGGTTGCGGAACATCACGAGCAGTCGGGGCGACTGCTGCGTGGTGCCCGAGAAGATCGAGAACTCGGCCTCCCAGGTGGCCCCCGACTCGCTCTCGAACCGCGTTCGGGCGCTGTCCGCGGCCCCATCCATTCGGAAGATCAGTTTCTTCAGAAGCGACATGCGCGCCACACTAGGCGAGTCGGGGTTGGACCGCCAGCCTGAAGGGTTCCGAAGCAGGCGTGAAGCTGCGACCTTGCATTGGATTCGATGCCCGGCGGGGGGTTTCCGGCCACCCGTCGGCCACGCCCCGCGCCGGCCACGCAAGGAGAACGTCATGCCGGTCCACCGTCGCCCGTCCCGCGCCCGCGCGGCGTCCCGCCCGTACCCCCCGACGATTTTCTTCCTTCTCGTCTTTTTCTTCCTTCCCTTCGCCGCCACGGGCCAGGACGCGAATGTCATCGACGCGTTCTCGCGGCAGATCGCGGCGGACGTCGAAGCGGACGGCATCGGCGGGATCACGGCGGCGGTCTTCAAGGGAGACCAGGTGCTGTGGGCGCAGGGATTCGGCTGGGCCGACCCGGCGAACCGCGTTCCCGCGGGAGTGCGCACGATCTACCGCACCGGATCGATCTCGAAGTCGGTGACGGCGATCCTGATGGCGGACCTGGTGGAGGAGGGGACGGTCGCGCTCGATGACGCGGTGGTGGACCACTTGCCCGAGGCCGCCGGCTTCGGAGACCCGCCGGCCGGCATGGAGCCGATCACATTGCGGCAGTTGGCCAGCCACACCGCCGGCCTCATTCGGGAGCCCGAACTCGAAGGCGCCGCGGCGGGGCCGATCGAGGACTGGGGATACAAGATCCTCGCCTCAATCCCCCACACGCGGTTCTACACGATGCCCGGCACCCAATACCAGTACTCCAACATCGGGTACGGCGTGCTCGGTTACGCGCTGCAGCGGGCCGCGGGGACGTCCTTCATGGACCTCGTCGAGGATCGCCTGTTCGAGCCGCTGGGCATGCGCTCCTCGACCTTCATCGTCGGTCCCGACCTGTGGCGGCGGGTCGCGGTGGGGTTCGCGAACGGAGCCGACGGCGAGGTGAACGCCGACTTCCCGGCGCTCGAGCACGAGGGGCGCGGATACAAGGTGCCGAACGGTGGCGTCTACGCGACCGTCGGGGACCTCGCGACGTTCGGTGCCGCGGTCATGGGCATGACCGAATACGAACTCCTGGAGCCGGCGACGCGGCGGGACGTGATGACGGTCCAGACGCCGGAGGATCCCGACTCGGGGTACGGACTCGGGTTCTCGATTCGCCCGGTCGCGCTCGAGGGCGGCGGCGAGGTGCGCTTCGTCGGCCACGGCGGTTCCGTGGCCGGGTACAACATGTACCTCGTATTCGAACCCGAGAGCGGCTACGGGGTCGCGCTCGGCCGCAACTACAACCGCGGCGCCACCAGTCTCGGCGAGGCCGGGAACGGGCTCCTCCAAGCGCTGCTCGAGGCCGACAGTTGAACGGCGCCGGGCCGCCCCTGCGCGGTGTCGCGCCGCTCCTCGCGCCGGCGGCCGCTCTCGTGCTGGCGGCGGCCGCCCTCGCGCCCTTCCCGGCCGCGGGGCAGGAAGAGGAAGAGGAGCGGATTCTCCGCGCCTGCCGGCAACTCGGACAGGCGGAACTCGAGGTCGGCATCGAGGGCACGATCCGGGACGACGAGAGCCGGGTCCCTCTGCCGGGGGCGACGGTCCTGATCCGCTACGAGGCCGAACGCGGGCTGACGACGCCGGAGGACGTGCGGGTCGAAGCGGATGAGCGGGGGCGATACCAGGTCTGCGGCCTCGAAGCGTTTCGGGAGATCCGGGTGCGCTCGACCTACCGGGCCCGGCGCGGGAAGGAGCGCAAGGTCGAACTCGACCGGTCGCAGTTCGTCGACCTCGAGGTGGACATGGGGGACGCGGCTTTCGTCGTCCTTTCGGTCATCGACGCCGCGGACGGGCGGCCGGTCGCGGGCGCGCGGATCGACTTCTCCCCGCTGCC is part of the Candidatus Palauibacter scopulicola genome and harbors:
- a CDS encoding ABC transporter permease, whose protein sequence is MNPFTPRVAAVIRREFVLRVKSKWFLLSTLGLPVLIVGLGGLAGFLAVSSATDAGDERRVIGVADPAGLIGNLLVEEFLADSLDAVRAADMEELSVDEARTRLADSSYDLLLMIPRGAGRRSAEMPGETPDADEGGDEAGGDDGRTTLLARASVPSVIEGSVRGALQRASVRARLRSIGVQSIDPGALLQRTSFDVINVTESGEARSQDIYRALSFGIAFFFYFILLIYGQMIVRAILEEKQSDIVEIMVSSLRPWELMLGKIVGVGAVGIAQMAVWALVFALAAVYGLTAGASTLAEAGIDLASIPVPWGTLVLMFFFLIFGYLLYAGMFAGAGATISNEHDAQQVMLPITMLIILPFIATQGVIQSPNAGWGVILSLVPFFSPLVMPARLFATSVPVWQWLVSLVLLGVFVLGAAWVAGRIFRVGILMKGQRANLPQVLRWIRHG
- a CDS encoding substrate-binding domain-containing protein, producing the protein MDTPRLRLALIFALGGGVCAGGCGTDAHTFVLGATTSTYDSGLLEHLVARFNEDHPGLRVRTVIAGSGEALELGRTGDVDLLLVHAPAAEARFVEAGHAPRRSPVLVNGYVIAGPPSDPARIRGSASPSEAFATLARGEYGFVSRGDSSGTHYREIALWREAGAAAAGAWYVESGQGQATTLHVASERGAYVLTDDATFAMLSEALHLEALVEGHPSLRNVYSLLAPRAAFRGERAAVFADWLRSAGGRRAIADFRVRGGGEALFAPWPGDDPAN
- a CDS encoding ABC transporter permease, yielding MDPLLEALRLITSGDLYVWNVILRSLQISGSALLLAMVIGLPIGIAVGLTRFRLRLPLVAVINAGLAFPPVVVGLGVFLVLSRAGPLGDLQLLYTPAAMIGAQAILAGPYIAAVSLAAVENIPRDIALQARALGASRRQAIVLQLREVRTSLVAAVAAGFGAIISEVGAVMMVGGNILGETRVMTTAIVLETRRGNFDVAIAMGIVLMLIALCVNAVLLLLGRRTIRRGRAT
- a CDS encoding ABC transporter ATP-binding protein, whose amino-acid sequence is MNAADGPLLGGAGLRRVYGGRVAVEVGRIELREGEMLAVFGPNGAGKSTLLRLLAMLEKPDAGEVTFRGGSGRAAERALRAASAVVFQRPHFWSDSVEYNVGLGLSLRGVPRTEARARSRAVCEQLAISHLLGAPISRLSGGEAQRVALARALVLDPEILFLDEPTANLDTDSRLDLRHDLERVARERATSVFLITHDRGEAFHLADRVAVIRDGKLVQTGTPKEIYENPADVYTARVTGAEFTIAGVVTRAHERMVTVDIGGAALVALGEAAPGTPVKIAYRPEDLVLGPPDVPAADLSTRNLVVATVEERRDMGGLVRLRLRGPVELVALVTLDAAEELGVDRGVRVAVRAKATALHAFAAAPAAAPPGPAT
- a CDS encoding carboxypeptidase regulatory-like domain-containing protein yields the protein MRTQREGQSETQARRRVHYRAASCVLAAAAILTPAGSRLAAQSPSPTPPRSFVTCPAEMDPSLTGLAGIVRDTLQGILLPGATVSATWTEGEGRRRTVSVEADSEGVYVLCGLPPLEDLTVSAGFPSFRTEPTQVSIEPGPPAGWDILLGVEEGVLASLLTVPGRIVGRVRDRRSGRPIEAANVVLSDTLLAEDRQRMTDGSGRFMFTDISPGMYRVTVDHLTFDPLDQLVHLPSDRTVQVDFELSADPIELAPIVVTALREKRLELQGFYDRRELGEAISGGVFLTRDDIQDAGAIRVTHYLGRIPGVRTECTGGANNNCTIRMTRGAPSLSSSAEYGCQNANVYLDGVRVIRDGGGGESIDNFVTPSEIAGIEVYRGASELPAEFGGAVGRCGAIVIWTGPGIRRRSP
- a CDS encoding serine hydrolase domain-containing protein; the protein is MPVHRRPSRARAASRPYPPTIFFLLVFFFLPFAATGQDANVIDAFSRQIAADVEADGIGGITAAVFKGDQVLWAQGFGWADPANRVPAGVRTIYRTGSISKSVTAILMADLVEEGTVALDDAVVDHLPEAAGFGDPPAGMEPITLRQLASHTAGLIREPELEGAAAGPIEDWGYKILASIPHTRFYTMPGTQYQYSNIGYGVLGYALQRAAGTSFMDLVEDRLFEPLGMRSSTFIVGPDLWRRVAVGFANGADGEVNADFPALEHEGRGYKVPNGGVYATVGDLATFGAAVMGMTEYELLEPATRRDVMTVQTPEDPDSGYGLGFSIRPVALEGGGEVRFVGHGGSVAGYNMYLVFEPESGYGVALGRNYNRGATSLGEAGNGLLQALLEADS